From Pseudomonas putida, one genomic window encodes:
- a CDS encoding glycoside hydrolase family 3 protein, translating into MRNEVHTLPLEQKALLTAGRDMWSTCERDELGLASVRMADGPMGLTGGRVDERDVALLTPCGLALAASWDAELVTRVGQVVGDEAQRIGVQAVLAPNLNLMRSPLAGRAFELFGEDPQLIAELGWAWAQGVQSRGVASVIKHLVCNDSETDRRNMNAVVAQEALRDVYFKPFEHAARSGAWAMLTGYNKVNGVRCAEHGQLLLDWLKRELHWDGLVMSDWFGTHDGAASLNNGLDLEMPGPGRVLGNALLGNEQASAVDFARLDDAVERLLRLARRTNPARTWQADKQAQRLAVLEEAAAAGMVLLRNESQVLPYGSAKPGLLAVIGPNATVPCYQGGTFAKVALAPDTTTPLQALQEQFSTAGYTVAHAEGAPVEHRIPPLSALSLVTPAGEPGMAVDYYSTQGIVASQEVRYSSSLIWFKQMPGVGELLSLEGEGRVEVSTSFVASRSGEYTFLLGGTGAAELYLNGHPLGAFDGRAVEGDIMGKLMQAPHDEFACRLEQGQTVQLRVSMQVGRSLAHGLWFGCRQPAQNNLLDEAVALASRADEVVLLVGETPDAGLESVDRESTLLPAGQIELIRRVCEVNRRVVVVLNVAHPVDMTCMQDAAAILVAWYPGQEFGPALSSVLKGDREPGGRLPVTFARQESDYPVWSLAPSENGDLTYHEGWWVGYRSFSARDVSPAFSFGYGMGYARFACSLAGLTGSTVDALQVELVIRNLASRKGKEVIQLYVVEPQQSAEPTRTSLKAFAAVHLQPDEQQSVRLALGRDAFSRWSSDAGASLIVPGRYHLMIGHALDDAIISVALEVSEGGDIRFI; encoded by the coding sequence ATGCGTAACGAGGTCCACACTTTGCCTTTAGAGCAGAAGGCGCTACTAACTGCTGGCCGGGACATGTGGTCGACCTGCGAACGAGATGAGCTCGGGCTTGCCTCCGTCCGCATGGCTGATGGACCGATGGGTTTGACGGGCGGACGGGTCGATGAGCGCGATGTCGCACTGTTAACGCCGTGTGGGCTTGCCCTGGCAGCCAGTTGGGATGCCGAACTGGTAACTCGCGTCGGTCAGGTGGTCGGTGATGAAGCGCAGCGTATCGGTGTGCAGGCCGTATTGGCGCCCAATCTTAACCTGATGCGCAGCCCCTTGGCCGGCCGTGCGTTCGAGCTGTTCGGTGAAGATCCGCAACTGATCGCCGAACTGGGTTGGGCGTGGGCGCAGGGCGTACAGAGCCGGGGTGTCGCATCCGTGATTAAGCATCTGGTTTGTAACGACTCGGAAACCGACCGACGCAACATGAATGCCGTCGTTGCGCAGGAGGCTCTGCGTGACGTGTATTTCAAGCCCTTCGAACATGCTGCCAGGTCCGGTGCGTGGGCTATGTTGACCGGTTACAACAAGGTCAATGGCGTGCGATGTGCCGAACATGGCCAGCTGTTGCTTGACTGGCTCAAACGGGAGCTGCACTGGGACGGATTGGTGATGTCGGACTGGTTTGGCACCCATGACGGTGCGGCGAGTCTCAACAATGGACTCGATCTAGAGATGCCAGGGCCAGGGCGAGTCCTGGGCAACGCGTTGCTGGGTAACGAGCAGGCTAGCGCTGTGGATTTCGCACGTCTCGATGATGCCGTGGAGCGTTTGTTGCGACTGGCTCGGCGCACTAACCCGGCGCGAACCTGGCAGGCGGATAAGCAGGCCCAGCGTCTCGCGGTGCTGGAAGAGGCAGCGGCAGCCGGCATGGTGCTGCTGCGCAATGAGTCGCAGGTCCTACCCTACGGCTCGGCCAAGCCGGGTTTGCTGGCTGTGATCGGCCCTAACGCCACCGTGCCATGCTATCAGGGCGGCACCTTCGCCAAGGTCGCGCTGGCACCGGATACCACCACGCCCTTGCAAGCCCTGCAGGAGCAGTTCTCCACTGCCGGTTATACGGTGGCGCATGCCGAAGGTGCGCCCGTCGAGCACCGCATTCCTCCGTTGAGCGCATTGTCACTAGTCACGCCAGCCGGCGAGCCGGGCATGGCTGTGGATTACTACAGTACACAGGGCATTGTTGCATCCCAAGAAGTGCGTTATTCGAGTTCGCTCATATGGTTCAAGCAAATGCCAGGCGTGGGAGAATTGCTGTCCCTTGAGGGTGAAGGGCGGGTTGAAGTCTCGACGTCTTTCGTTGCGTCGCGTAGCGGTGAATACACCTTCTTGCTCGGGGGCACAGGTGCTGCCGAGCTGTATCTCAATGGACACCCGCTGGGCGCCTTCGACGGTCGGGCCGTCGAAGGTGACATCATGGGCAAGCTCATGCAGGCGCCCCATGATGAATTTGCCTGCCGGTTGGAACAGGGCCAGACCGTACAGCTGCGAGTTAGCATGCAGGTAGGCCGCAGCCTGGCCCATGGCTTGTGGTTTGGCTGCCGTCAACCCGCCCAGAACAACTTGCTGGACGAGGCAGTCGCCCTCGCAAGTCGTGCCGACGAGGTTGTACTTTTGGTCGGCGAGACGCCTGATGCGGGGCTGGAAAGTGTAGACCGTGAATCCACGTTGCTGCCTGCCGGGCAAATCGAACTCATCCGCCGTGTGTGTGAGGTCAATCGTCGCGTGGTGGTGGTGCTCAATGTCGCCCACCCGGTCGACATGACCTGCATGCAGGATGCCGCCGCCATCTTGGTGGCCTGGTATCCCGGCCAGGAGTTCGGCCCGGCGCTGTCCAGCGTGCTGAAGGGGGACCGCGAGCCAGGTGGGCGTCTGCCTGTGACGTTTGCCAGGCAGGAAAGCGACTACCCCGTCTGGTCCTTGGCACCCTCGGAAAATGGCGACCTGACCTATCACGAAGGATGGTGGGTCGGTTACCGCAGCTTCAGTGCCCGTGATGTCTCCCCTGCCTTTAGCTTCGGGTACGGCATGGGCTACGCCCGCTTTGCCTGCTCGCTGGCGGGATTGACCGGTAGTACCGTCGACGCCCTGCAGGTAGAGCTCGTCATACGCAACCTGGCCTCGCGCAAGGGCAAGGAAGTGATACAGCTCTATGTGGTTGAACCCCAGCAGTCTGCGGAACCTACGCGTACCTCGCTCAAAGCATTTGCCGCTGTCCACTTGCAACCTGATGAGCAGCAGTCTGTGCGTCTGGCGCTGGGGCGCGACGCATTTTCACGCTGGAGCAGCGATGCAGGTGCCAGCCTGATCGTGCCCGGAAGGTACCACCTGATGATTGGCCATGCGCTCGACGACGCCATTATTTCAGTTGCACTGGAGGTGAGTGAGGGGGGAGATATTCGCTTCATTTGA
- a CDS encoding family 43 glycosylhydrolase, whose product MATTTSLSHASSPSERPAAPTSTPSPTRYRWAAGIEGQRKADLGNGTYLNPILPGDYPDPTVLKDGDDYYITHSSFDASPGLLIWHSRDLVNWTPLTTALDQPLGTVFACDLIKHENRYYIYIPFLKAKWSTKLEKPVSIWVIHAENMAGPWSEPVDLNISGLIDPGHIVCEDGERYLFLSGINRVKLTPDGLSTVGKVEKVYDGWRYPAEWVTEAYALEGPKLIKRGGWLYMITAVGGTSGPATGHMVICARSKTVNGPWENCPDNPIVRTYSDSERWWSRGHATAIEGPDGSWYLIYHGYENGLRTLGRQTLMEPITWTSDGWPKALGGDLSKPLPMSKQPSAAPKHGMARSDNFSQPAFGTRWAFFGGPNELRRAEFKGNALRLAGQGTSPQDSAPLTQMVGDPNYEISVHIDVIGDATAGLLLFFTDRLFLGIGIDGERMTTYRGGARSHWPEPAPATRSLWLKLVNLHNIVTFYYCEDGKSWVKHGVRSEVSGYNSNTVEYLASLRPALFCAGKGCAEFREFRYKAIP is encoded by the coding sequence ATGGCAACCACCACCTCTTTAAGCCATGCGAGCAGCCCAAGCGAGCGCCCTGCCGCCCCCACTTCTACGCCTTCGCCAACTCGTTATCGTTGGGCAGCCGGCATCGAAGGCCAGAGAAAGGCGGATCTTGGAAACGGGACGTACCTCAACCCTATCCTACCTGGTGACTACCCAGACCCGACGGTGCTCAAGGACGGTGACGATTACTACATCACCCATTCATCCTTCGATGCGTCCCCTGGGCTACTGATATGGCACTCGCGGGACCTGGTTAACTGGACGCCGCTTACTACTGCGCTTGACCAGCCGTTGGGAACGGTTTTCGCCTGCGACCTGATCAAGCACGAAAACCGCTATTACATCTACATTCCGTTCCTCAAAGCCAAATGGTCCACCAAGCTCGAGAAACCGGTGAGCATCTGGGTGATCCATGCCGAGAACATGGCTGGCCCATGGAGCGAACCTGTCGACCTGAACATCAGCGGCCTCATCGATCCCGGTCATATCGTTTGCGAAGACGGCGAACGGTATCTTTTCCTGTCCGGCATAAACCGTGTCAAGTTGACACCAGACGGGCTCTCTACGGTTGGCAAGGTCGAGAAGGTCTATGACGGATGGCGCTACCCGGCAGAATGGGTGACCGAGGCTTACGCGTTGGAAGGCCCCAAACTGATCAAGCGGGGTGGCTGGCTCTATATGATCACCGCAGTCGGCGGAACAAGCGGTCCGGCAACAGGCCATATGGTGATCTGTGCGCGCTCCAAAACGGTCAACGGCCCTTGGGAAAACTGCCCTGACAACCCAATCGTGCGCACGTATTCAGATTCAGAGCGATGGTGGTCACGTGGCCATGCCACTGCAATCGAAGGACCAGATGGCTCGTGGTATCTGATCTATCACGGCTATGAAAACGGCTTGAGAACCCTTGGCCGCCAGACCCTGATGGAGCCAATTACCTGGACATCCGACGGTTGGCCCAAAGCCTTGGGCGGCGATCTCAGCAAACCACTCCCCATGAGCAAGCAGCCCTCCGCAGCCCCCAAGCACGGCATGGCCCGCTCCGACAATTTTTCCCAGCCAGCCTTCGGAACACGATGGGCTTTCTTCGGTGGTCCCAATGAGCTCAGACGTGCCGAGTTCAAAGGCAACGCCCTGCGACTGGCCGGCCAAGGTACGAGCCCGCAAGACTCTGCGCCGCTGACGCAAATGGTGGGCGACCCCAACTATGAGATCAGTGTGCATATCGACGTGATCGGCGACGCCACGGCGGGGTTGTTACTTTTCTTCACCGATCGACTATTCCTTGGGATAGGGATCGACGGCGAACGCATGACCACCTATCGCGGAGGGGCTAGGAGCCACTGGCCCGAACCCGCTCCCGCCACCCGTTCTCTGTGGCTGAAGCTCGTCAACCTGCACAACATCGTGACCTTCTACTACTGCGAGGACGGCAAGTCATGGGTCAAGCATGGCGTGCGCAGCGAAGTGTCCGGCTACAACTCCAATACCGTTGAATACCTGGCCAGCCTTCGACCCGCACTGTTTTGCGCGGGAAAAGGGTGTGCCGAATTCCGGGAGTTTCGCTACAAAGCGATTCCATAG
- a CDS encoding carbohydrate porin has translation MRLDETRSPINSVMEIIKMQSMKTVCALVALSTAPLVFAAPPTATDTNAGVAPGTPQSAMPAAASQCERYQRYVVRTEAVLSQTPPCETISPELFGLRAALADNGFGFAAAFSPNYRYDLLGNNSSTQSYNGQNPTYRQSTALKLTYDLTRVGWGGDAQFVLGATWESGSYRTGNPNFLTMSSFAVNQRFYDGQLELQYGYYNLIREYYGMVLGGNSSAAALGPASVIPVQVGLSLFTPSPAVTVTVKDQSKRWYNRATVARSASPNRFQYDLDENPSGFEFKVKGSRAVVVDEFGYKVNAGQDQKAFWARVGAIHNTSKYTDYRNGGMTNNNYGAYAAVTKQVTQPNGSGPRGLYLDAKVNYAPEDRNLYNKDFQLTAFYIGPFDSRQRDMVSLGFTRNYFSTYAHNNVERSGGDAERTSTALSLSYAARLSRGIYWVNGLTYQEGPSFAPALDDALIYQSGLNFSF, from the coding sequence TTGCGTCTCGATGAAACCCGTTCGCCGATAAACAGCGTGATGGAAATAATAAAAATGCAATCGATGAAAACAGTCTGTGCCCTTGTCGCCTTGAGTACCGCCCCCCTGGTTTTTGCTGCCCCCCCAACAGCCACAGATACGAATGCCGGCGTTGCCCCAGGCACCCCACAAAGTGCCATGCCGGCTGCCGCCAGCCAATGCGAGCGTTACCAGCGTTATGTGGTTAGAACCGAGGCAGTGCTTTCGCAAACTCCGCCTTGCGAAACCATCTCGCCGGAGTTATTCGGTCTGCGCGCGGCGCTGGCCGATAACGGTTTCGGCTTTGCTGCCGCTTTCAGTCCCAATTACCGCTATGATCTGCTGGGCAATAACTCCTCTACGCAGAGCTACAACGGGCAGAACCCGACGTATCGCCAGTCCACTGCGTTGAAGCTCACCTACGATCTGACCCGTGTGGGGTGGGGCGGGGATGCCCAGTTTGTTTTAGGGGCTACCTGGGAATCGGGTAGCTACCGAACGGGTAACCCGAACTTCCTGACCATGTCCAGCTTCGCTGTTAACCAGCGTTTCTATGACGGCCAACTGGAGCTCCAGTACGGCTACTACAACCTAATCCGCGAATACTACGGCATGGTGTTGGGTGGCAACTCGTCGGCGGCGGCGCTCGGCCCAGCCAGTGTCATTCCTGTTCAGGTGGGTTTATCGCTATTCACGCCAAGCCCTGCGGTAACCGTTACCGTCAAGGATCAGAGCAAACGCTGGTACAACCGCGCCACCGTCGCGCGTAGCGCCAGCCCGAATCGCTTCCAGTATGACCTCGACGAAAACCCCTCAGGCTTCGAGTTCAAGGTCAAGGGATCACGCGCTGTGGTGGTCGATGAGTTTGGCTACAAGGTCAACGCGGGCCAGGATCAGAAAGCGTTCTGGGCTCGCGTCGGGGCTATCCATAACACCAGCAAGTACACCGATTACCGCAATGGCGGCATGACCAACAACAACTATGGTGCCTATGCGGCCGTCACCAAGCAGGTCACACAGCCCAACGGCTCTGGCCCTCGCGGTCTGTATCTGGATGCGAAGGTCAACTACGCCCCGGAAGATCGCAACTTGTACAACAAGGACTTCCAGCTGACGGCGTTCTATATCGGTCCCTTCGATAGCCGGCAGCGCGACATGGTGTCCCTGGGCTTCACCCGCAACTATTTCAGCACCTATGCGCACAATAACGTCGAGCGCAGTGGCGGCGATGCCGAACGTACGTCCACGGCACTGTCCTTGTCGTACGCAGCGCGACTGAGCCGAGGCATCTATTGGGTTAACGGCCTGACTTACCAGGAGGGACCATCGTTCGCGCCAGCACTGGATGACGCCCTGATCTACCAGAGCGGTCTGAATTTCTCGTTCTGA
- a CDS encoding MFS transporter, producing the protein MSNATTSVGNLPVPRKAGAAQALILVFTTQLPIMGLLSLIPIIPLLAQQFSSHRDAHFLVPLLITAPSACIALLSPLAGILADRFGRRRLLLVAVLFYGVFGFAPYFMDDLVSIVASRFMLGVTEAVIMTVANTLLGDFYEPGPRRKWLAVQSGVGSVSGAVLMFSGGLLGEIGWQGPFLLYLLAFPIFLGLLFWTWEPGRQQQEAGDPSGAPFPMGRMVLVVGVTLLAATLYYVEVLQISQILHGIGLHDSSKLGLASGLANMGVPLGALVFAWLSKRDIRLQLGIVFLLFSVGLVGLGLAVEVKLAVLSAFIAQVGCGLLIPALINWCLSGLSFEHRGRGVGLWTAAFFIGQFVSPFLVTLVGRPAGGLAPAVLIMGYVALAALVVTGLLAIRRITARHPLIN; encoded by the coding sequence ATGTCCAACGCCACCACCTCGGTAGGGAACCTGCCTGTGCCGCGCAAGGCAGGAGCTGCACAAGCACTGATTTTGGTGTTCACTACTCAGCTTCCGATCATGGGATTGCTTTCCCTGATCCCCATCATCCCGTTGCTGGCGCAGCAGTTTTCCAGCCATCGTGATGCGCACTTTCTGGTGCCCTTGCTAATTACCGCGCCGAGTGCATGCATTGCTCTATTGTCGCCATTGGCTGGCATTCTGGCCGACCGCTTCGGTCGGCGGCGGTTACTGCTGGTTGCAGTGTTATTTTACGGCGTATTCGGCTTTGCGCCGTACTTCATGGATGACCTGGTCAGTATCGTTGCCAGCCGCTTCATGCTTGGCGTTACAGAAGCGGTGATCATGACAGTTGCCAATACCCTCCTTGGCGATTTCTATGAACCGGGGCCACGTCGCAAATGGCTGGCAGTGCAGAGTGGGGTGGGCTCTGTTTCGGGCGCCGTGCTGATGTTCAGCGGTGGCCTGCTCGGCGAAATAGGCTGGCAGGGGCCCTTCCTGCTGTACCTGCTGGCTTTCCCGATTTTCCTTGGCCTGCTGTTCTGGACCTGGGAGCCAGGTCGACAGCAGCAAGAGGCGGGTGATCCGAGCGGTGCGCCGTTCCCGATGGGCCGAATGGTTTTGGTGGTCGGGGTCACGCTGCTCGCAGCGACGCTTTACTACGTCGAGGTGCTGCAGATCAGTCAGATACTGCATGGCATCGGGCTGCACGACTCCTCTAAGCTCGGCCTGGCCAGCGGGTTGGCGAACATGGGGGTGCCGCTCGGCGCGCTGGTCTTCGCCTGGCTTTCCAAGCGCGACATTCGTCTACAGCTAGGCATCGTGTTCCTGCTGTTCAGTGTCGGGCTGGTCGGACTGGGGCTGGCTGTCGAGGTGAAGCTTGCCGTCTTGTCCGCCTTTATCGCTCAGGTTGGCTGCGGGTTACTGATTCCTGCGCTGATCAACTGGTGCCTGAGTGGCCTGAGCTTTGAGCACCGCGGCCGTGGTGTGGGCCTTTGGACGGCTGCCTTCTTCATTGGCCAGTTCGTAAGCCCCTTTCTGGTCACCTTGGTTGGCAGACCAGCCGGTGGCTTGGCGCCTGCGGTGTTGATCATGGGCTATGTAGCGCTGGCCGCACTGGTCGTCACTGGCTTGCTGGCTATACGGCGCATAACTGCTCGTCACCCTCTTATCAACTGA
- a CDS encoding multidrug effflux MFS transporter, which produces MKVSIIVLLGGLSILGPLGIDMYLPAFGAMSAELQVSRLVIQQTLGLYLACLAIMMLFYGTLSDVFGRRVVLLWATAIHALAALGVALAASHEGLLAWRALQGLSAGAGGVVARAVVLDMTRGVDTQRAMSQLIMVFALAPALAPILGGWILESFGWRSIFIFQAAFAALLFVCCYRYLAESLATELRQVLRMRPLLLSYLRTSSDAGFQLPVIAGALAFFVFSLYIGASASFVMDVLGLPVTAFGWLFVPLVAGMVLGSAFCGWLARRLSRCRQLGLGYAILLAASFLNVGYWLAFEPVLPWLVLPLGLTTFGLALINPCLILMATERYQQHRGLSNSLLSFEQTLVFAAVTAWLAPLLAGSGLGLACAVALGALASGVCAWWATQHVEFDPEALAHPIKN; this is translated from the coding sequence ATGAAGGTGTCAATAATTGTCCTACTGGGCGGGTTATCCATTCTCGGGCCATTGGGCATCGACATGTACCTTCCCGCCTTCGGGGCAATGAGCGCCGAACTTCAGGTATCGCGTTTGGTGATCCAGCAAACGCTGGGGCTTTACCTGGCGTGCCTGGCCATCATGATGCTGTTCTACGGCACGCTTTCAGATGTTTTCGGCCGTCGAGTTGTGCTGCTATGGGCGACTGCCATCCACGCCCTTGCGGCGCTGGGCGTAGCGCTAGCGGCGAGTCATGAAGGCCTGCTGGCGTGGCGTGCCTTACAAGGCCTGAGTGCCGGTGCCGGAGGAGTCGTTGCACGCGCCGTGGTGCTGGATATGACCCGCGGCGTCGATACTCAGCGAGCAATGTCGCAACTGATCATGGTTTTCGCCTTGGCTCCGGCGCTCGCTCCCATACTGGGAGGCTGGATACTGGAGTCGTTTGGCTGGCGCTCTATCTTTATTTTCCAGGCCGCTTTCGCAGCGCTGCTGTTCGTTTGCTGTTATCGCTATCTGGCAGAAAGCCTAGCGACGGAGTTACGCCAGGTGCTGAGGATGCGTCCGCTGCTGCTCTCCTATTTACGTACGAGCAGTGACGCAGGGTTCCAGTTGCCGGTGATCGCCGGTGCACTGGCCTTTTTTGTTTTCTCGCTCTACATCGGTGCCTCCGCCAGCTTCGTGATGGACGTACTCGGCTTGCCGGTGACCGCATTCGGCTGGCTGTTCGTACCCTTGGTGGCTGGCATGGTGCTCGGTTCGGCTTTCTGTGGCTGGTTAGCTCGGCGGCTATCCCGTTGCCGGCAATTGGGTTTGGGGTACGCGATTCTGCTGGCCGCCAGCTTTCTCAATGTCGGCTATTGGCTGGCCTTCGAGCCGGTGTTGCCCTGGTTGGTTTTGCCCTTGGGCCTGACAACCTTCGGGTTGGCGCTGATCAACCCGTGCCTGATATTGATGGCGACCGAGCGCTATCAACAGCATCGCGGGCTCTCCAATTCGTTGCTCTCATTCGAACAGACGCTGGTATTCGCCGCCGTCACTGCGTGGCTGGCACCGCTGCTGGCTGGTAGCGGTCTGGGCTTGGCCTGTGCCGTGGCCCTCGGAGCGCTGGCAAGCGGGGTGTGCGCTTGGTGGGCCACCCAGCATGTCGAATTTGACCCTGAGGCGCTTGCGCACCCTATAAAGAACTAG
- a CDS encoding NADPH-dependent FMN reductase, with protein sequence MQQPPILKPANPGKAPLIVGIGGTTRHGSSTEKALAAALYRARLRGARTQLFGGRELAALPAFNPEASERTAEQLALVEAVRQADGIIIATPGYHGGVSGLVKNALDLLEDLRSDTRIYFDGRAVGCIVTAAGWQGCNTTLGALRSIVHAMRGWPTPLGVTLNTAGVSLFDEHGHCLDAQVQGTLDTLASQAMMAPAPFVACVPEDDYA encoded by the coding sequence ATGCAGCAGCCCCCTATCCTCAAGCCGGCAAATCCTGGCAAAGCCCCTCTGATAGTCGGTATCGGCGGCACTACGCGACATGGATCCAGTACCGAAAAAGCCCTGGCCGCGGCGCTGTATCGCGCGCGGTTACGCGGAGCGCGTACCCAATTGTTCGGCGGCCGCGAGCTGGCAGCGCTGCCGGCCTTCAACCCAGAAGCTAGCGAGCGTACCGCCGAGCAACTCGCACTGGTGGAAGCGGTACGTCAGGCGGACGGCATCATCATCGCCACGCCCGGCTACCACGGCGGCGTATCGGGCTTAGTCAAGAACGCTTTGGATTTGCTCGAGGACCTGCGCAGCGATACCCGCATCTACTTCGACGGCCGTGCGGTTGGCTGCATTGTTACCGCCGCCGGCTGGCAGGGCTGCAACACCACGCTGGGCGCGTTGCGTTCGATTGTGCATGCCATGCGTGGCTGGCCGACGCCGCTCGGTGTGACGCTCAATACTGCTGGTGTTTCGCTGTTCGATGAACACGGTCACTGTCTGGATGCCCAGGTGCAGGGCACGCTGGATACCCTGGCTAGCCAGGCCATGATGGCGCCCGCGCCGTTCGTAGCCTGCGTGCCGGAAGATGACTATGCGTAA
- a CDS encoding LLM class flavin-dependent oxidoreductase gives MRFSVFLVGRSTGPHEDKPVMDALVEHAKQAEALGFDAVFMPDHHFTGYAPMSSDPFVFAAYLAGQLKRIHFGMSVTTVPLHHPVRFAERVNLLDQLTEGRLLVGIGSGTTPEEMIGFGVNYKEASAILQENLDLVLRLWNKEIEDEPISFETSHYKGAVVQRIVPTAYQRPFNRLMPVALRESSMQRAAEMGCPAFIPAFTPPVPASAEPFEHLSMYFNRYKQALLGAGHSQQVVDHCLSWTTHTYQCVHVAPTDEQAEEELQQILAAYNRAIQREHGFNKRAEKLSGVQLHPHPDCFSREWIKTWCLHGSPDTVAAELDKHRELGIGNVLMGFTNGPMTPERARLSEQSMSLFAREVMPRFQ, from the coding sequence ATGCGCTTTTCAGTATTTCTCGTCGGCCGTTCCACTGGCCCTCATGAAGACAAGCCGGTCATGGATGCGCTTGTCGAGCACGCCAAGCAGGCCGAGGCCCTGGGTTTTGATGCTGTGTTCATGCCTGATCATCACTTCACTGGCTATGCACCGATGTCCAGTGATCCGTTTGTGTTCGCCGCCTATCTGGCCGGCCAGCTCAAGCGCATCCATTTCGGCATGTCGGTCACTACGGTGCCGTTACACCACCCGGTCCGCTTCGCTGAGCGCGTGAACCTGCTTGATCAGTTAACCGAAGGACGGCTGCTGGTCGGCATCGGCAGTGGCACCACGCCGGAAGAAATGATCGGTTTTGGCGTCAACTACAAAGAAGCATCCGCGATACTGCAGGAGAATCTTGATCTGGTTCTGCGCCTGTGGAACAAGGAAATCGAAGATGAGCCAATCAGCTTCGAAACCAGCCATTACAAAGGCGCCGTGGTGCAACGCATCGTGCCTACCGCCTATCAGCGCCCGTTTAACCGGTTGATGCCGGTTGCTCTGCGCGAAAGCAGCATGCAGCGTGCCGCCGAGATGGGCTGCCCGGCCTTTATCCCAGCCTTCACGCCACCTGTGCCTGCCAGTGCCGAGCCTTTCGAGCATCTGTCCATGTATTTCAATCGCTACAAGCAAGCACTTTTGGGAGCTGGCCACTCGCAGCAAGTGGTTGATCACTGCCTGTCCTGGACGACGCACACCTATCAGTGCGTTCACGTGGCGCCAACCGATGAGCAGGCCGAGGAAGAGCTGCAGCAGATCCTCGCCGCCTACAACCGTGCGATTCAGCGTGAGCACGGCTTCAACAAGCGTGCCGAGAAGCTGAGCGGCGTACAGTTGCACCCGCACCCGGATTGCTTCAGCCGCGAATGGATCAAGACCTGGTGCTTGCATGGCAGTCCCGATACCGTCGCCGCCGAGCTGGATAAACATCGTGAGCTGGGTATCGGCAACGTGCTCATGGGCTTTACCAACGGGCCTATGACGCCTGAGCGTGCCCGTCTGAGCGAGCAATCGATGAGCCTGTTCGCTCGCGAAGTCATGCCTCGTTTCCAGTGA